One window of Planctomycetia bacterium genomic DNA carries:
- the radA gene encoding DNA repair protein RadA: protein MARKHTQFICESCGRIHAQWMGKCPDCGEWNSLVEQVVRDVAADKHRPPVAAAQTSDGPDDILLPLSKVQPDATRRIVTGISEFDRVLGGGIVPGSAILIGGDPGIGKSTLLLQVGHLLATAGRKTVYVSSEESLGQLRLRAARLGGDNSPMLAAAQSNLDIISNLLHNQRPEVVVVDSIQMVYRPDMTAPPGSVTQLRDAAARLVWLAKQMNFALILVGHVTKEGSIAGPMLLEHLVDCVAYFEGDRFHSHRLIRTVKNRFGSTDELGIFEMTDAGLVPVEDPSKLFLRDKQESRPGSVILAACEGSRTLLVEVQALCAQSVFGAAKRKATGVDSGRVSMILAVLEKHAECVLGDQDVFVNVVGGVRVHEPAADLAIALAAHGAMTGRALPAGTVVCGELGLGAELRPVHHQRQRITEAARVGFSRFIQPTGSKDVAARAPRGIEILTCESLSHALRHLA from the coding sequence GTGGCGCGAAAGCATACTCAATTCATCTGCGAATCCTGCGGACGTATCCATGCCCAATGGATGGGCAAGTGCCCCGACTGCGGCGAGTGGAACAGCCTCGTCGAGCAGGTGGTGCGGGATGTCGCGGCCGACAAGCATCGTCCCCCGGTCGCGGCGGCGCAGACGTCCGACGGCCCCGACGACATCCTCCTGCCGCTCTCCAAAGTTCAGCCCGACGCGACGCGCCGAATCGTCACCGGCATCAGCGAGTTCGATCGCGTGCTCGGCGGCGGCATTGTCCCCGGCTCGGCGATCCTCATCGGCGGCGACCCCGGCATCGGCAAATCGACCCTGCTCCTACAGGTGGGTCACCTTCTCGCCACCGCCGGTCGCAAGACGGTCTATGTCAGCAGCGAGGAGTCGCTCGGCCAGCTTCGCCTGCGTGCTGCCCGGCTCGGCGGCGACAATTCGCCCATGCTGGCGGCCGCCCAGTCGAATCTGGACATCATTTCCAATCTTCTCCACAACCAGCGGCCCGAGGTCGTCGTAGTAGACTCCATCCAGATGGTCTATCGCCCCGACATGACCGCCCCGCCCGGTTCTGTGACCCAGCTACGCGACGCCGCCGCGCGACTCGTCTGGCTGGCCAAGCAGATGAACTTCGCCCTGATCCTCGTCGGCCACGTCACCAAGGAAGGCAGCATCGCCGGGCCCATGCTCTTGGAGCACCTGGTCGACTGCGTCGCCTACTTCGAGGGCGATCGCTTCCATTCGCACCGCCTCATCCGAACGGTGAAGAATCGCTTCGGTTCCACCGATGAACTGGGCATCTTCGAAATGACCGACGCCGGCCTCGTGCCTGTTGAGGACCCGTCCAAGCTGTTCCTTCGCGACAAGCAGGAGTCCCGTCCCGGCAGTGTCATCCTCGCGGCATGTGAGGGCAGCCGCACCCTGCTCGTCGAAGTCCAGGCCCTCTGCGCCCAATCCGTCTTCGGCGCGGCCAAGCGTAAGGCCACCGGCGTCGATTCGGGCCGCGTCTCGATGATCCTCGCGGTGCTGGAGAAGCACGCCGAGTGCGTCCTCGGTGATCAGGACGTCTTCGTCAACGTCGTCGGAGGCGTTCGCGTGCATGAGCCCGCGGCAGATCTCGCCATCGCCCTCGCCGCTCACGGCGCGATGACCGGCCGCGCCCTGCCCGCCGGAACCGTCGTCTGCGGCGAACTGGGCCTCGGCGCGGAGCTTCGCCCCGTCCACCATCAGCGCCAGCGTATCACCGAGGCCGCGCGCGTCGGTTTCAGCCGCTTCATTCAACCCACCGGCTCAAAGGACGTCGCCGCCAGGGCCCCGCGCGGCATCGAAATCCTCACCTGCGAAAGTCTCTCACATGCACTCCGACACCTCGCCTGA
- a CDS encoding 50S ribosome-binding GTPase translates to MAVNQSPMYQKAEERYRSASSPAEKVAALEEMLRLVPKHKASEKLQAALKQKLKNAREESQKSSAAKHGGGHHDLFQVPKQGAGQVALLGEANTGKSSIVGALTSAKVEIADFPFSTHAATPGMAHHEDVPIQLIDMPPLMDGHAQPGMIGAYRSADCILLVIDLSAIDLIDQFQRPLAWLAEHRIKPQSTADLVFEEDEEAALPKRLIVAANKSDTPGAADNLEGLKELVGTDLTIVPVSGKSGDGLGEMLGSIFGLLNVVRVYAKKPGKPVDKEAPFILPIGATVHDMAHLIHRDLAEKLKSARIWGGTVHDGQQVHATHVLTDRNVVELHFP, encoded by the coding sequence ATGGCTGTCAATCAATCCCCCATGTATCAGAAGGCCGAGGAGCGGTATCGCTCGGCGTCCTCGCCCGCGGAGAAGGTGGCGGCGCTGGAGGAGATGCTCCGCCTCGTCCCCAAGCACAAGGCCAGCGAGAAGCTCCAGGCCGCGCTCAAGCAGAAGCTCAAGAATGCCCGGGAAGAGTCGCAGAAAAGCTCCGCGGCCAAGCACGGCGGCGGGCATCACGACTTGTTCCAGGTTCCCAAGCAGGGGGCGGGGCAGGTTGCGCTTCTCGGCGAGGCGAATACGGGCAAGAGCAGCATCGTCGGGGCGCTCACCTCGGCGAAGGTGGAGATCGCCGATTTCCCGTTCAGCACCCACGCGGCCACGCCGGGCATGGCCCATCACGAGGACGTGCCGATCCAGCTCATCGACATGCCGCCGCTGATGGACGGCCACGCCCAGCCGGGGATGATCGGCGCGTATCGGTCGGCCGACTGCATTCTGCTGGTGATCGATCTTTCGGCGATCGACCTGATCGATCAATTCCAGCGGCCGCTGGCGTGGCTGGCCGAGCACCGCATAAAGCCGCAATCGACGGCGGACCTCGTCTTTGAAGAAGACGAAGAGGCGGCGCTGCCCAAGCGGCTCATCGTCGCGGCGAACAAGTCGGACACGCCCGGCGCGGCTGACAATCTGGAGGGGCTGAAGGAACTGGTCGGCACCGATCTGACGATCGTTCCCGTGTCGGGTAAGTCGGGCGACGGCCTGGGCGAGATGCTCGGTTCGATCTTCGGGTTGCTCAACGTGGTGCGCGTCTATGCGAAGAAGCCGGGCAAGCCGGTGGACAAGGAAGCGCCGTTCATCCTGCCGATCGGTGCGACGGTTCACGACATGGCCCACCTGATCCACCGCGACCTCGCGGAGAAGCTGAAGAGTGCCCGAATCTGGGGCGGCACGGTACACGACGGGCAGCAGGTGCACGCGACGCATGTGCTGACGGATCGGAATGTGGTGGAGCTGCATTTTCCATAA